In the Mya arenaria isolate MELC-2E11 chromosome 11, ASM2691426v1 genome, one interval contains:
- the LOC128209794 gene encoding SUMO-activating enzyme subunit 1-like, with product MKMVEQAVITEDEAQLYDRQIRLWGLDAQRRLRASRVLLIGLRGLGAEVAKNIVLAGIKSITLLDHTQVSKEDAASNFLVSRDDFGKNRAEMAQSRTQQLNPMVEVMADNENATDKPDSFFTDFDVVCALCCKPEQQVRINQICAENDIKFFCGDVFGYYGYMFSDLGSHEYAEEVHKKKDTSTSEDGSPAKKAKTEEQDTVMVKNSVNYVRLKNALNVDWKENAKSLRRTPSAYFVMKVINQFLETEGRRPEVETAAEDATKLRSLKPELLEQIGVKTDIIDDEFASKCFAELSPVCAVVGGVLGQEIIKAVSQKDVPHNNFFFYNGVDGSGLVDKIGS from the exons ATGAAAATGGTAGAACAAGCAGTTATTACTGAAGATGAAGCACAACTCTATGATAGACAAATTCGACTCTGGGGTCTAGACGCTCAAAGAAG ATTGCGAGCATCGCGGGTACTACTGATTGGTTTGAGGGGACTAGGAGCAGAGGTAGCGAAGAACATCGTCCTGGCTGGCATCAAGTCTATCACATTGCTGGACCATACTCAG GTGTCAAAGGAGGATGCTGCATCTAATTTTCTGGTTTCAAGAGATGACTTTggtaaaaat AGAGCAGAGATGGCCCAAAGCCGAACTCAACAACTCAACCCTATGGTTGAGGTGATGGCTGACAACGAGAATGCCACAGACAAACCTGACAGTTTCTTCACAGACTTTGATGTAGTATGCGCCCTCTGTTGCAAGCCTGAACAGCAGGTCCGGATAAATCAGATCTGTGCTGAGAATGACATAAAATTCTTCTGTGGAGATGTGTTTGGTTACTATGGTTACATGTTTTCAGACCTCGGAAGCCATGAATATGCAGA GGAGGTACACAAGAAGAAAGACACTTCCACTTCAGAGGATGGAAGCCCAGCTAAGAAGGCTAAGACTGAAGAACAAGATACAGTGATGGTaaaaaat tCTGTCAATTACGTACGTTTGAAGAATGCATTGAACGTAGACTGGAAAGAGAATGCCAAGAGCCTGAGGAGAACTCCATCTGCCTATTTTGTAATGAAAG TGATTAACCAGTTCTTGGAGACTGAAGGGAGACGTCCAGAGGTGGAAACTGCCGCAGAGGACGCAACAAAGTTACGTAGTCTAAAACCTGAATTGCTGGAACAGATCGGGGTTAAAACTGACATCATTGATGATGAATTTGCCAG caaGTGTTTTGCAGAACTAAGTCCAGTGTGTGCAGTAGTGGGTGGGGTACTTGGCCAGGAAATCATCAAG GCTGTGTCTCAAAAGGATGTTCCTCACAACAACTTCTTTTTCTATAACGGCGTCGATGGAAGTGGATTAGTAGACAAAATTGGAAGCTAA